The DNA region AAACATTGAAAGGTTAGAAAGGAGCAGACTTATGATGGGTTATGGATGGTACGGCAATGGACTGTGCGGAAATTGGTTAGGACTTGGTGGTTATGGTATTTGGTCAGTATTGATAGTAATAGGATTGATTGCTCTGTTAGCAGCAATAATCATAGGCGCATCTAGTAAAAGAAATAATAGTGAAGCCTTGGAGTCGTTGAAGTCACTTTATGTCAAAGGTGATATCACGGAAGAGGAATATTTAAAAAGAAAAAACATCATAGAAAGGAAGCGTTAAAATGAAGAAATCGAGTATTGTGCTAGGAATAGTTGGTGCATTTGTACTAATGTTAGGTATAGGAGGTATTACACTTGCTGCTGAATCAGAAACAAGCGAGTATAACAACAGAAATAGTTTTAACATGTGGGATCAAAATTATGGTAATAGTGGTTTCGGTATGAACTTTGAAAGCAGAGGTTTTGGTGGCATGGGTGGTATGATGGGTGGAAGAGGATATCAATCTTTTACACCAGAAGGTGAGAAACTGGATATTGATACACTCACTCATGAAGTTGAGGCCTACATAGATGATTATGATGAGAATCTTGCCATTGGTGATATTTTTGTTTTTGATGAAACAGAGTACTACTACTCAATTATTGAAAAAGATACCGGTATGGGTGCTATGGAATTATTGGTTGATCCATATACAGGATATATCTTTCCTGAGTACGGCCCTAATATGATGTGGAACATTAAGTATGGTAACCATAATGGTGTTGGTATGATGGGCGGCGGCATGATGGGTAGCCGTGGTATGATGGGTTATGATCAAGATGATTATATCAGCTTTGATAGGAACTATGAAGAAACTAATGACTTAACTGCTGATGAAGCGTATAATGAAGCTAGGGACTATCTAAGTAGATATGGAGATGATCTGTCAGTTAGTGATGATTATCATGAGTTCTATGGCTATTTCACTTATCATGTTTTTGAAGATGGTATAGCTGCTGGAATGCTTAGTGTTAATGGTTTTAGTGGCGATGTCTGGTATCATGACTGGCATGGAGAATTAATAGAA from Petrocella atlantisensis includes:
- a CDS encoding SHOCT domain-containing protein, with protein sequence MMGYGWYGNGLCGNWLGLGGYGIWSVLIVIGLIALLAAIIIGASSKRNNSEALESLKSLYVKGDITEEEYLKRKNIIERKR